DNA from Gammaproteobacteria bacterium:
CCGGGATTCCTTTCTTTGTGATGACCTGGATCACTCCGGCGGAGGCTTCCGTACCGTAGAGGGTGGCCGCCGCCGGCCCCTTGATGATCTCGATCCGCTCAATCTCCTCCGGGTTGAGGTCATTGAGGCGGGAAGTGCCGTCGCTGGTCCACGGACCGAAGCCGACGACGCCTCCGTTGGCGCGGACCCCATCGATGTACAGCAGGGGTTGTGTGCCGAGCGCCACCGTGCTGCGCCCACGAATGATGATGCCGCTGCCGGACCCGACCGAGCCGCTGCCCACCTGGACGGACACCCCGGGGATCTGTCCGGTCAGCATCTGCTGAATGTTCGCGGGCGCGCTGGTCTCGAGCGCCTCGGCTGCGTTCATTGTTCCGACCACGTTGGCGACCGCTCGGCGTTGAATGGTGCCAACGGTGCCGGTAACGACGATCTCGTCCAGACCGAGAGCTTCGATGTCCAGCTGGAAGTCCACCGTTGCAGTCTCGCCGGATCCCACCGTGACCGTGGTCTCCTGCGTTCCGTACCCGATCATCTGGACCTGAAGCGGGTGCGTGCCGACCGGCACGTTGAGGAAGAGGTAGCGTCCCTGGCTGTTCGCCACGGCGCCGATTCCGGTTTCGGGGATCGAGACCTGCGCGCCGGCCAGGGGGCGAAGCGTTTCGCCGTGGACGACGGTGCCGGTGATGGTGCCGCCCTGCGCCAGCGCGGGAGTCGCTGTGAGGAGGAGGAAAGCGAACAGACCGAGACCAACGAAGAACCCGCGACGACTCATACCGCACCTCCTCACAACGAGTGGCCCCGAGGGCATCGACGGAACGTCGACAGGAGTGACCTTATGAGCGCGGGACCACGTACGAACTTAAATCCAGCATTCTAGCGGAGTTGGAAGGCCGACACAAGCTGCCCGGCGTCATCCTGTGTGTTCCGTCAACTGCCGCCGGAGCCTGCCGGCCGCGGCACATTCTCCCCCGGGAGAGGCGGCGTGTGGAGCGGGTCCCGCCGCGCGCGCGCGGCCTGCTCGAAGGCGTAGCCGAGGGCGAACAGCCTAGACTCGCTGAAGGCGCGGCCGAGGAAGGAAATCCCCACGGGCAGACCCCTTCGGGTGAATCCCGCCGGCACGATGAGGTCGGGCAGCCCCGCGAGACTCGCGATGTTGGTGCCCACCATGCCGCCGAAGTGGTCGACGGCGGAGCGCAGGGCCGGAGGCGTGTTCGATGGGGGGTAGACGATGGCATCCAGGTCCTGGGCGTCCAGCATTCCGTGCACGATCGCCTGGACCATCGGGAAGCCGTGCTCGCGCATCGCCACGTACTCGTAGTCGGTGAGCTCGCCGCTGGCCTCCTCCTCCCTGAAGATGTTCCAGCGGACCGGGTTGGGGCGGGATCCGTCCGGCATCAGCGCAACGATCCTGTCCGACCGCTCCATCATCTCCCGCAGCGTCTTCGGGTACTCGGGGCCGAGGGTCGCGAGATAGTCCTCGATCTGGGAGCGGAACTCCGGGTAGCGAACCGTAAAGTACCAGTCACCCTTGACGGCCAGAAGCCACGGCGGAAAGCGCACGTCGACGACCGTCGCCCCCTGGGCGCGCATGGTCCCGAGCGCCGCTTCGATGACCCAGTTGACTCCGTCGTTCTCCCCCATGAAGTCGCGTGCGATCCCGATGCGGGCGCCCTCGAGCGCGCCCGCATCGAGGAACTGCGTGTAGTCGGTCTCGAACCGGCCTTCGCTCTTCCGCGTCGTCGGGTCGGCCGGATCGATGCCGGTCATGACCCCGAGCATCGCCGCGACATCGTACACGTGGCGGCCCATCGGGCCCGCCATGTCGAGCGTGATCGAAAGGGGAATGACGCCGTCGTGGCTCAACAGGCCGTGCGAGGGGCGAAGCGCGACGATGCCGTTGTCCGTCGCGGGTCCGCGGATGGAGCCGCCCGTGTCGGTTCCGACACCCAGCTGGGCGAACGACGCGGCGACGGCGATGCCGGCCCCGGTCGATGATCCCGATGGCGTGCGCGCGGGGTCGTGGGGGTTCTTGGGGAAGTAGTTGCCCACGGAGCTGAGGATGCCTCCCGACGCGAGTTCGCTCAGCGCGGTCTTGGCGAGGATGATCGCCCCGGCGTCGCGCAGCTTCTTCACGATGAAGGCGTCGTCGGGCGGGATCGCGCCGGCCAGCAGCGCCGACCCGCCGGTGGTGGGCATGTCTCCCGTGTCGACGTTGTCCTTGAGCGCCACGGGGATGCCGTGCAGCAGCGACCGTGGCCCGCTCCGCCTGCGCTCCTCATCGAGCTCCCGGGCCCGCTGGAGGGCGTTCTCGTTCAGCCACAGCATGGAGTGGAGCTCGGGGCCGGCCTGGTCGTAGGCCTCGATGCGCGCCAGGCTAATCTCGATTAGCCGTTCCGCGGTCAGCTCGCCGGAATCGAACGCCGCGTTCAGGTCCTCGATGGTGGCCCACCCGATTCCGCTCGGCTGTGCGGGCGTCTGGGCCTCGGCCGGCATCGCACCAACCGTGATGAGAAGGGGCAAGAGGGCCCGTTGGTCAAGGCGTCTGTGCGCGATGCGCGCAACGGTGAGTATCATGGCGAGCATGGTGTGAACCCTCCAGTCATGAGTATCCGCGGGCTGCTACAGGTAGGCGGCGCGCCGTCCGGCTGCAAGCTACGTCAGCCCCCAGGGCCCGAGATCCGGAACCGGCCGTCCCGCGCCGATCGCGCGCTCCAGCCCGGCGGCGACCGCCAGGAGTGACGAGTCCGTGCCATGGGGGGTGAGCAGTTGAAGGCCGAGTGGCATTCCGTCCGAGTCGCGGCTGGTGGGCAGAGTGATGGCTGCTGCCCCGAGAAAGTTGGCGGGGCGCAGGAAAGCGCCCAGTCCCGCGTGGCGCTCGTCTTCGGGATCGAGGGTCCGGGCGCTCTGATCCGAGCCCGGCATCAGCAGGCCGGCCACGGAGGCCATCTCCCGGGCGAAGCGCGCCCCGACCGCCTTCCTGCGCTCGAGCGCGGCGGCGTAGTCCGCGTCGCCCACGCCGGCGCCGGCCCGGATGCGCGCCCGTATGACGCTCCAAAGCGGTGCCGTCTCATCGCGGGCCAGGGCGCCGTAGCGCTGGTAGGCCTCATGGGCGAGGACGGTGGAGTTGTCTCGTCCCAGACGGTCGAAATCGAGGATCGCAGGCGGAGACCAGGTTTCCAGCGTCCAGCCGGCGCCGGCAACGCGCCCCAGCGCCCGGCGCCAGTGGTCCATCGCCTCCGGGTCCATCGGCATGGGCCACGCCTCTTCGGCCAGCACCGCCACTCGGCATGTGCCCGGAGGCATCGAAGTCGGCTGCGCGGTCAGCGTGACGGGGTCGCCCGAGTCCGGACCCGTGAGCACGGCGGTCAGGATGCGCGCATCCTCCACCGTGCGCGCGATGGGACCCAGGACATCCAGCGTGGGACTCAGCGGCAGGCAGCCGGCCCGGCTGATGAGGCCGGAGGAAGGCTTGTACCCGACAAGGTGGTTCATGAGCGCCGGCGCGCGCACCGAGCCCCCCGTGTCCCCCCCGATGGCGATCGGCGCCAGACCCGCAGCCACAGCCACCCCCGACCCGCTCGACGACCCCCCGGGCGCGCGATCATTCAACGCGTCCCAGGGATTGCGGGCGGTCCCGCAGGTCGGGTTCTGGCCGGAGAGCCCGAAGGCGAACTCGGTCATGGCCGTCTTCCCCAGGACCACCATGCCGCTCGCAATCAGCCGCCGTACCACCGCGCTGGTATGGTCGCTGATGCAATCGGCACGGGCCAGTGACCCTCCGGAGAGCGGCGTCCCCTCCCACGCGAGACTGTCCTTGACCGCCACTGGAACGCCGTGGAGCGGTCCCAGCACGATTCCTGCGCCGAGAAGACGGTCGGCCGCTTCCGCCAGCGCCTCGGCCCGCTCCTGGGCCACGTGCGTGAACGCCCTCAGCCCGGAGCCGTGTTCGATCCGGTCGAGAAACAGCCGGGTGAGCGCGCGCGAGTCCGTCTCGCCTGTGCGGATGGCATGGGCGAGCGCCGGGGCGCTGCGAAAATGCAGCGGAAGCTCCGGCTCCGGCGGTGGGGCGGACGGGGCTGGTTGCTGTGCTGCCGGCATGCGCGATCGAAGCGTCAGTCCAGGGGCTGACCGACCTTCTCGGGCATCTGCACGAAGGTCACGAGCGAGACCACCGCGCCTGCGAGCACCACGAGAAAGAACGACTGCTCCCTGCCGATGCTCTGCAGCCAGGTCAGCAGGTACGGCGTAAGGCCGCCCAGCAGCGCCACCGTCAGGTTGTAGGGGATGCCGATGCCTACGGCGCGCACGTTGGCCGGGAACTGTTCCGACATGATCGCCGGGGCGATGGAGGAGTACATCGCATAGAGCACGAGCCCGAACAGCTCCAGCAGGAGAATCGAGGTGAAGGTCGGCCGGATCGCCGACATGAGCGGATAGAAGAGGACGAGATAGCCCAGGGCGAAGAAGATCAGCTGGGGCCTCCGCCCGATGCGGTCGGAGAGGGCCCCGAACAACGGCTGCACCAGCATGAACACGATGAGCCCCACGGTATTGGCCGCGAAGGCCACCGATGCGTCCGCGCCGACCGCGCGGATCGCATATGTGGGCAGGTACGGAACGAAGATGTAGAAGGCGAAGGTGGTCAGGGTGGCGAACCCCACGATCCGCAGCAGGGCGACCGGATGCTCGCGCAGGAGAACATGCAGCGGGCGCTTCACGACGTCCTTGCCCGATGCGGCCGGCGATGCCTCGGGCTCCGGAACCGCAGTGCGAATCCAGAGGCTGATCAGCCCGCCGACGCCGCCCAGAATGAAGGGCACGCGCCAACCCCACGTGCTCATCGCTCCGTCGGTCAGGGCCGTCGTGAGCCCCCAGCCGAGCGCCGAGGCCACCAGGATGCCGGCGGCCAGGCTGAAGAACACGAAGCTCGAGTAGAAGCCGCGGCGTCTGGCGGGCGCGATTTCGGCGAGCAGGGTGGTCGCCGAGGCGTAGAGTCCGCCCAGCGACAGTCCCTGCACCAGTCGCGCCAGGGTCAGGATGACGGGCGCGGCGATCCCCACGGCGGCGAACGTTGGAGAAAGGCCGATGACCAGCGAACCGCCCGACATCATCAGGATGCTCAGAACGAGCGCGGCCTTGCGCCCCCGGCGATCCGCGAAAACGCCGATGATCCACCCGCCGAGCGGGCGCATGATGAAGCCCACGGCGAA
Protein-coding regions in this window:
- a CDS encoding amidase, which translates into the protein MPAAQQPAPSAPPPEPELPLHFRSAPALAHAIRTGETDSRALTRLFLDRIEHGSGLRAFTHVAQERAEALAEAADRLLGAGIVLGPLHGVPVAVKDSLAWEGTPLSGGSLARADCISDHTSAVVRRLIASGMVVLGKTAMTEFAFGLSGQNPTCGTARNPWDALNDRAPGGSSSGSGVAVAAGLAPIAIGGDTGGSVRAPALMNHLVGYKPSSGLISRAGCLPLSPTLDVLGPIARTVEDARILTAVLTGPDSGDPVTLTAQPTSMPPGTCRVAVLAEEAWPMPMDPEAMDHWRRALGRVAGAGWTLETWSPPAILDFDRLGRDNSTVLAHEAYQRYGALARDETAPLWSVIRARIRAGAGVGDADYAAALERRKAVGARFAREMASVAGLLMPGSDQSARTLDPEDERHAGLGAFLRPANFLGAAAITLPTSRDSDGMPLGLQLLTPHGTDSSLLAVAAGLERAIGAGRPVPDLGPWGLT
- a CDS encoding MFS transporter, translating into MAASSPAPTPSRRRAIVAASVGNALEWFDWTVYATFAIFFSSQFFPPGNETTALLAAYGIFAVGFIMRPLGGWIIGVFADRRGRKAALVLSILMMSGGSLVIGLSPTFAAVGIAAPVILTLARLVQGLSLGGLYASATTLLAEIAPARRRGFYSSFVFFSLAAGILVASALGWGLTTALTDGAMSTWGWRVPFILGGVGGLISLWIRTAVPEPEASPAASGKDVVKRPLHVLLREHPVALLRIVGFATLTTFAFYIFVPYLPTYAIRAVGADASVAFAANTVGLIVFMLVQPLFGALSDRIGRRPQLIFFALGYLVLFYPLMSAIRPTFTSILLLELFGLVLYAMYSSIAPAIMSEQFPANVRAVGIGIPYNLTVALLGGLTPYLLTWLQSIGREQSFFLVVLAGAVVSLVTFVQMPEKVGQPLD
- a CDS encoding amidase family protein: MLAMILTVARIAHRRLDQRALLPLLITVGAMPAEAQTPAQPSGIGWATIEDLNAAFDSGELTAERLIEISLARIEAYDQAGPELHSMLWLNENALQRARELDEERRRSGPRSLLHGIPVALKDNVDTGDMPTTGGSALLAGAIPPDDAFIVKKLRDAGAIILAKTALSELASGGILSSVGNYFPKNPHDPARTPSGSSTGAGIAVAASFAQLGVGTDTGGSIRGPATDNGIVALRPSHGLLSHDGVIPLSITLDMAGPMGRHVYDVAAMLGVMTGIDPADPTTRKSEGRFETDYTQFLDAGALEGARIGIARDFMGENDGVNWVIEAALGTMRAQGATVVDVRFPPWLLAVKGDWYFTVRYPEFRSQIEDYLATLGPEYPKTLREMMERSDRIVALMPDGSRPNPVRWNIFREEEASGELTDYEYVAMREHGFPMVQAIVHGMLDAQDLDAIVYPPSNTPPALRSAVDHFGGMVGTNIASLAGLPDLIVPAGFTRRGLPVGISFLGRAFSESRLFALGYAFEQAARARRDPLHTPPLPGENVPRPAGSGGS